One Rhizoctonia solani chromosome 2, complete sequence DNA segment encodes these proteins:
- a CDS encoding F-box-like protein: MPGAQTNNVKGTMIPSEILIMILEHSVSSLLPFDSTNRKALASLCRVSWEGYEVATTHLYHTVILSENCPHTGQLAQFLRSVTSNPYLAHKVVNLWVGDVELNTSRPGQVAKKQCTDQLQLLAIPSLPRLQRFAVNGENPSVCWQHITPTHLTISDLKCLDRPIPTLRTLHLINSLLSIDAIEAALKGCPSLHSVIFEITEPFSDRLDLMTLMQLGIVVLKNVPHLRKLTFRIENFWMLHHTTRMLPERLEEEGLRESLKGKIIATVWSWELGMDFCNIWMANSHKQRVGKEHKICY, translated from the coding sequence ATGCCAGGAGCTCAGACCAACAACGTTAAAGGAACAATGATTCCTTCCGAGATCTTGATCATGATATTAGAACATTCGGTCTCCTCATTACTCCCTTTCGACTCAACTAATCGGAAGGCACTTGCTTCGCTCTGTCGAGTTAGCTGGGAGGGTTACGAAGTTGCGACAACCCACCTTTATCATACCGTTATACTGTCGGAGAACTGTCCTCATACTGGTCAACTGGCCCAATTCTTACGTTCCGTGACTAGTAATCCTTATCTAGCCCATAAGGTTGTAAATCTTTGGGTTGGGGATGTAGAGTTGAATACCTCACGTCCTGGGCAAGTAGCAAAGAAACAATGCACCGACCAATTGCAGCTCCTGGCCATTCCTAGTCTGCCTCGCCTCCAGCGCTTTGCTGTTAACGGCGAAAATCCGTCCGTATGCTGGCAACATATTACCCCAACACACCTAACGATATCAGACTTGAAATGCCTTGATAGGCCAATCCCAACGCTCCGTACACTGCACTTAATCAACTCACTCCTCTCTATTGATGCTATAGAGGCCGCGCTCAAAGGGTGCCCTAGCTTGCACAGCGTAATCTTCGAAATTACAGAGCCTTTTTCGGATCGCTTAGACCTCATGACGCTTATGCAACTTGGGATCGTTGTACTCAAGAACGTGCCACACTTACGCAAGTTGACGTTTCGGATCGAAAACTTTTGGATGCTCCATCACACGACGCGTATGTTGCCAGAAAGGCTCGAGGAAGAAGGATTACGGGAGTCGTTAAAAGGGAAAATCATTGCAACCGTATGGAGTTGGGAATTAGGAATGGACTTTTGTAATATTTGGATGGCTAATAGCCACAAACAACGAGTAGGGAAGGAGCACAAGATTTGCTATTGA